GAACGGTGTCCGAGGGAGCGGAGTTGTCCATCCTAGAGTTACCTATCGTTTTTCGATGTCACGCCTGCGGCAAGGCCATCGGCGGCGAGGGGACGACTTTCGCGTGCACAAACTGCGGCAGCACCAACGTTGAATTGCTTTCGGGCATGGAACTGACGATAGAGTCCATGGAAGTGGAGAGCCAGCAAGTTTTATAGTGAATTTATGGGCATTTTGCGCGCAAGAAAACGCGCGTGAAAGAAAACGCGA
This genomic interval from Synergistaceae bacterium contains the following:
- the hypA gene encoding hydrogenase maturation nickel metallochaperone HypA — its product is MHELSLAEAINKTVKELCARSEWVRVRRIVLKVGHMRQVDAELLSFAFDVVAKGTVSEGAELSILELPIVFRCHACGKAIGGEGTTFACTNCGSTNVELLSGMELTIESMEVESQQVL